A region of Pyxidicoccus parkwaysis DNA encodes the following proteins:
- the nuoL gene encoding NADH-quinone oxidoreductase subunit L produces MNLAEFFQVAPVAPELLAPSLWLIIALPLLGAFICGVFGRMLGRANVHLIACSAVAGAFVLSVLAFWATSHTSSGEGARRLLAFYRNPFGIESDFVRYALAYDYGTWFSAGDFRVNFGLAVDHLSGILLLVITGVGFLIHLYSTSYMEHDDGYWRYFAYLNLFVAAMLTLVLADNLVLLFVGWEGVGMASYLLIGFWYTDPAKAWAGRKAFVTNRIGDFAFLIATFLLVLLVSAFTRQANAADYATAGSSVERYQSALQDRGPLTFKGLEKMAEGLVDTGADKVDLSTPIEAGPLAGYTFGGVMTVALLLFLLGAAGKSAQLPLYVWLPDAMAGPTPVSALIHAATMVTAGVYLFSRMAALLVLSPTAMATVAIIGALTSLLAALIAFAQDDIKKVLAYSTVSQLGIMFMGVGAGIFWAAVLHLVTHAFFKACLFLGAGSVMHGNGDETDIKKLGGLRHEMKWTWGTFLVATLAITGIFPLSGFFSKDAILHGVHHNHLEGLHWVSSAVYYLGLVIAASTAFYMTRLYLLTFEGPRSKEARVAHAHESAWQMTLPLVVLAVLSVVAAVYAFPLMKSSSGQPQAVFENFLSPVFGAMNRITNAAKTVELDTSVPHLGDYVFAWLVALTGGALAGFLYLKFFPARAGQPAPAFARAVRRAAQNKFYVDELYELIVIRPVKFLSFILFRVVDALLIDTVAVRGTAWVTARVGSALRYVQTGDAQAYAAVMALALLGGVAYALIQVLQ; encoded by the coding sequence ATGAACCTTGCCGAATTCTTCCAGGTGGCGCCGGTCGCTCCGGAATTGCTGGCGCCCTCCCTGTGGCTCATCATCGCGCTGCCCCTGTTGGGCGCGTTCATCTGTGGCGTGTTCGGCCGGATGCTGGGCCGGGCCAACGTCCACCTCATCGCCTGCTCCGCGGTGGCCGGCGCCTTCGTGCTGAGCGTGCTGGCCTTCTGGGCCACCAGCCACACCAGCTCGGGCGAGGGCGCGCGGCGGCTGCTCGCCTTCTACCGGAACCCGTTCGGCATCGAGTCCGACTTCGTCCGCTACGCGCTGGCGTACGACTACGGCACCTGGTTCTCCGCGGGCGACTTCCGGGTGAACTTCGGGCTGGCGGTGGACCACCTGTCCGGAATCCTCCTGCTGGTCATCACCGGCGTGGGCTTCCTCATCCACCTGTACTCCACCAGCTACATGGAGCACGACGACGGCTACTGGCGGTACTTCGCGTACCTCAACCTCTTCGTCGCGGCGATGCTGACGCTGGTGCTGGCCGACAACCTCGTCCTGCTCTTCGTGGGCTGGGAGGGCGTGGGCATGGCCTCGTACCTGCTCATCGGCTTCTGGTACACGGACCCGGCCAAGGCGTGGGCAGGACGCAAGGCCTTCGTCACCAACCGCATCGGCGACTTCGCCTTCCTCATCGCCACGTTCCTCCTGGTGCTGCTCGTCTCGGCCTTCACGCGTCAGGCGAACGCCGCCGACTACGCCACCGCCGGCAGCAGCGTGGAGCGCTACCAGTCCGCACTGCAGGACCGGGGCCCGCTCACCTTCAAGGGCCTGGAGAAGATGGCCGAGGGCCTGGTGGACACCGGCGCCGACAAGGTGGACCTGTCCACTCCCATCGAGGCGGGCCCGCTGGCGGGCTACACCTTCGGCGGGGTGATGACGGTGGCGCTGCTGCTGTTCCTCCTGGGCGCGGCGGGCAAGAGCGCTCAGCTGCCGCTCTACGTCTGGCTGCCGGACGCCATGGCCGGCCCGACGCCGGTCTCCGCCCTCATCCACGCCGCGACGATGGTGACCGCGGGCGTGTACCTCTTCAGCCGCATGGCCGCGCTGCTGGTGCTGAGCCCCACCGCCATGGCCACCGTGGCCATCATCGGCGCGCTCACCTCGCTGCTCGCGGCGCTCATCGCCTTCGCGCAGGACGACATCAAGAAGGTGCTCGCCTACTCCACGGTGTCCCAGCTGGGCATCATGTTCATGGGCGTGGGCGCGGGCATCTTCTGGGCGGCGGTGCTGCACCTGGTGACGCACGCGTTCTTCAAGGCCTGCCTCTTCCTCGGCGCCGGCAGCGTGATGCACGGCAACGGCGACGAGACGGACATCAAGAAGCTGGGCGGCCTGCGCCACGAGATGAAGTGGACGTGGGGCACCTTCCTGGTGGCCACGCTGGCGATTACGGGCATCTTCCCGCTGTCCGGCTTCTTCTCGAAGGACGCCATCCTCCACGGCGTGCACCACAACCACCTGGAGGGCCTGCACTGGGTCTCCAGCGCCGTCTACTACCTGGGCCTGGTCATCGCCGCGAGCACGGCCTTCTACATGACGCGCCTGTACCTGCTCACCTTCGAGGGACCCCGCTCGAAGGAGGCCCGGGTGGCGCACGCGCACGAGAGCGCCTGGCAGATGACGCTGCCGCTGGTGGTGCTGGCGGTGCTCAGCGTGGTGGCGGCGGTCTACGCCTTCCCGCTGATGAAGTCGTCCTCGGGCCAGCCGCAGGCGGTGTTCGAGAACTTCCTCAGCCCGGTGTTCGGCGCCATGAACCGCATCACCAACGCGGCGAAGACGGTGGAGCTGGACACGAGCGTCCCGCACCTGGGCGACTACGTCTTCGCCTGGCTCGTGGCGCTGACGGGCGGCGCGCTGGCGGGCTTCCTGTACCTGAAGTTCTTCCCGGCGCGCGCGGGCCAGCCGGCTCCGGCCTTTGCCCGGGCGGTGCGCCGCGCGGCGCAGAACAAGTTCTACGTGGATGAGCTGTACGAGCTCATCGTCATCCGGCCCGTGAAGTTCCTGAGCTTCATCCTCTTCCGTGTGGTGGACGCGCTCCTCATCGACACCGTCGCGGTGCGCGGCACGGCGTGGGTGACGGCTCGCGTGGGCAGCGCCCTGCGCTACGTGCAGACGGGCGACGCCCAGGCCTACGCCGCAGTGATGGCCCTCGCCCTGCTGGGCGGCGTGGCCTACGCCCTCATCCAGGTGCTGCAATGA
- a CDS encoding NADH-quinone oxidoreductase subunit J family protein — protein sequence MNIELILFGAFALLTLLSAGLVIFARSPINSAMALVSTFFFLAGIYVLLWAHTVAVVQVLVYAGAIMVLFLFVIMLLNLGESPTRGRPTLARLAGGAATVGLLAVLVITLLKLPQTTGGVPVEAQATFGTMASLGQVIFTQWLFPFEAVSLLLLVAMVGAVVVAKSRI from the coding sequence TTGAACATCGAGCTCATCCTCTTCGGAGCGTTCGCGCTCCTGACGCTGCTGTCGGCCGGGCTGGTCATCTTCGCGCGCAGCCCCATCAACTCGGCCATGGCGCTGGTGTCCACGTTCTTCTTCCTGGCCGGCATCTACGTGCTGCTCTGGGCGCACACCGTGGCGGTGGTGCAGGTGCTCGTCTACGCGGGCGCCATCATGGTGCTGTTCCTCTTCGTCATCATGCTGCTCAACCTCGGTGAGTCCCCCACGCGAGGCCGGCCCACGCTGGCGCGCCTGGCCGGTGGCGCGGCGACGGTGGGCCTGCTGGCGGTGCTGGTCATCACCCTGCTCAAGCTGCCGCAGACGACGGGCGGCGTGCCGGTGGAGGCGCAGGCCACCTTCGGCACCATGGCGAGCCTGGGCCAGGTCATCTTCACCCAGTGGCTCTTCCCCTTCGAAGCGGTGAGCCTCCTGCTGCTGGTGGCGATGGTGGGCGCGGTCGTGGTGGCCAAGTCGCGAATCTGA
- the nuoK gene encoding NADH-quinone oxidoreductase subunit NuoK translates to MVPITYYLLLAAALFCMGMFGVLVRRNALVVFMCVELMLNAANLTFLSFARMRGDSIGHVSAFFVIAVAAAEAAIGLAIVIAVFRSRGSVLVEDIRTMKH, encoded by the coding sequence ATGGTCCCCATCACCTATTACCTCCTGCTTGCCGCCGCGCTGTTCTGCATGGGCATGTTCGGCGTGCTGGTGCGCCGCAACGCCCTGGTCGTCTTCATGTGCGTGGAGCTGATGCTCAACGCGGCGAACCTGACGTTCCTGTCCTTCGCGCGCATGCGCGGTGACAGCATCGGCCACGTGTCCGCCTTCTTCGTCATCGCCGTCGCGGCGGCGGAGGCGGCCATCGGCCTGGCCATCGTCATCGCCGTCTTCCGCAGCCGTGGCAGCGTCCTGGTGGAAGACATCCGGACGATGAAGCACTGA